From Zingiber officinale cultivar Zhangliang chromosome 5B, Zo_v1.1, whole genome shotgun sequence, the proteins below share one genomic window:
- the LOC121987233 gene encoding protein PYRICULARIA ORYZAE RESISTANCE 21-like: MAEKEKEKKEEKKGPKVVTVIIKVDLGCRCCAKKIKSTLCKLQKRFKISSIGFDEEKNTVTVSGPFDPNAFIKQLCCMAYKVIKDVSIKPDPPPKPPPVLPPPAPPPAPCPPLCLPLCLPPCPPSKRCCNCQCRPPCPPTKPCCNCQCRPPCPPTKPCCNCQCPPIKPCPPPCPPTKPCCNCQCPPTKPCLQPCPPTKPCSDCQCPPPCPPIRPPEWPPIWPPTWPPHICNTDCPCFKIVCESEPAPVCSIM, encoded by the exons ATGgctgagaaggagaaggagaagaaggaggagaagaaaggcCCAAAG GTGGTCACGGTTATCATAAAGGTTGATCTTGGATGCCGATGCTGCGCCAAGAAGATAAAGAGCACTCTGTGCAAGCTCCAGA AGCGATTCAAGATCAGTTCCATCGGGTTCGATGAGGAGAAGAACACTGTGACGGTCTCCGGCCCCTTCGACCCCAACGCCTTCATAAAGCAGCTCTGCTGCATGGCCTACAAGGTGATCAAAGACGTCTCTATCAAACCGGACCCACCGCCCAAGCCGCCTCCTGTGCTGCCGCCTCCTGCGCCGCCGCCAGCACCATGCCCGCCGCTGTGTCTGCCTCTGTGCCTGCCGCCGTGTCCGCCGTCCAAGCGCTGCTGTAACTGCCAGTGTCGGCCGCCGTGTCCGCCGACCAAGCCCTGCTGTAACTGCCAGTGTCGGCCGCCGTGTCCGCCGACCAAGCCCTGCTGTAACTGCCAGTGTCCGCCGATCAAGCCGTGTCCGCCTCCGTGTCCGCCGACCAAGCCCTGCTGTAACTGCCAGTGTCCTCCGACCAAGCCGTGTCTGCAGCCGTGTCCGCCGACCAAGCCCTGCTCTGACTGCCAGTGTCCGCCGCCGTGTCCGCCGATTAGGCCGCCAGAGTGGCCGCCGATTTGGCCGCCAACGTGGCCGCCACACATATGTAATACCGACTGTCCATGCTTCAAAATCGTGTGCGAGTCCGAGCCTGCCCCCGTCTGCTCCATCATGTAG